In the Gossypium raimondii isolate GPD5lz chromosome 9, ASM2569854v1, whole genome shotgun sequence genome, one interval contains:
- the LOC105798330 gene encoding DNA (cytosine-5)-methyltransferase DRM1: MDQNGSGGDADNFDWDTEDELEIDNYAIASRSGVSLTNGEAVLGTAEVSSSADSPNSKLIDHFVGMGFSQELVTKAIEENGEENSNLILEALLRYSASSLASSSNSKLIDHFVGMGFSEEMVLKAVQENGEGNTDTILETLLTYSALEKSAPVQQHADSDDFSSDCEGNFLDDFTDIDSSSDTEEIINTGSDEESKLLYLTKMGYSEAEASVAMERCGPDSSIAELTDFICAAQMAKAADALFPVEDRKPFCNGSNYNKRRNLGYDLWKRKKQMKLEKKLLNEDDDALHLPNPMIGFGVPTEPDLITQRTLPEAAVGPPYFYYENVALAPKGVWSTISRFLYDVEPEFVDSKFFCAAARKRGYIHNLPIENRFPLLPFPPRTIHEAFPLTRKWWPSWDPRTKLNCIQTCTASARLTERIRKALEAYDGEPPLNVQKYVLDECRKWNLVWVGRNKVAPLEADEVEMLLGFPKNHTRGGGMSRTDRYKSLGNSFQVDTVAYHLSVLKDMFPGGINLLSLFSGIGGAEVALHRLGIPLKNVVSVEISEVNRNIVRGWWEQTNQRGTLIDIADVQELNGDRLEQLMSRFGGFDLVVGGSPCNNLAGSNRHHRDGLEGKESSLFFDYCRILDLVRCMQRNQ; this comes from the exons ATG gATCAAAATGGTTCTGGTGGTGATGCTGATAATTTTGACTGGGATACCGAAGATGAGCTGGAAATTGATAATTATGCAATCGCCTCTCGCTCAGGAGTGTCACTTACCAATGGGGAAGCTGTTTTAGGCACAGCAGAG GTGAGCTCGTCTGCAGATTCTCCGAATTCCAAGTTAATTGATCATTTTGTTGGGATGGGGTTCTCCCAGGAACTTGTTACGAAAGCAATTGAGGAAAATG GAGAGGAGAATTCAAATTTGATACTTGAAGCTCTCCTTCGGTACTCT GCAAGCTCGTTGGCTAGTTCTTCCAATTCCAAGTTGATTGATCATTTTGTTGGGATGGGATTCTCTGAAGAAATGGTTCTCAAAGCGGTTCAAGAAAATG GAGAGGGGAATACAGATACCATATTGGAGACTCTATTGACATATTCG GCTCTTGAAAAGTCTGCTCCTGTGCAACAACATGCTGATTCTGATGACTTCTCGTCAGATTGTGAAGGGAATTTTTTGGATGATTTCACAGATATTGATAGTTCTTCTGATACCGAG GAAATAATTAATACTGGTTCTGATGAGGAGAGTAAACTGTTGTACTTGACAAAAATGGGGTACTCAGAGGCTGAGGCTTCAGTAGCCATGGAGAGATGCG GTCCAGACTCATCAATTGCAGAGCTGACAGACTTTATATGTGCTGCTCAAATGGCTAAGGCTGCTGATGCACTTTTCCCTGTTGAAGACAGG AAGCCATTCTGCAATGGCTCTAATTACAATAAAAGGCGAAACTTGGGCTATGATTTGTGGAAAAGGAAGAAGCAGATGAAGCTTGAAAAGAAGCTTCttaatgaagatgatgatgccCTTCATCTTCCTAATCCTATGATTGGTTTTGGGGTCCCAACTGAACCAGATCTGATAACTCAAAGAACACTTCCAGAAGCTGCTGTTGGGCCTCCTTATTTCTACTATGAGAATGTGGCACTTGCTCCAAAAGGCGTTTGGAGCACCATTTCACGGTTCTTATATGATGTGGAACCAGAGTTTGTTGATTCCAAGTTTTTTTGTGCTGCTGCTCGGAAAAGGGGCTATATTCATAATCTGCCAATTGAGAACAGATTTCCCCTTCTTCCATTTCCTCCACGCACCATACATGAAGCTTTTCCGTTGACAAGGAAATGGTGGCCTTCCTGGGACCCAAGAACAAAATTGAACTGCATACAAACATGTACAGCGAGTGCGAGATTGACAGAAAGGATCCGCAAGGCTCTTGAAGCTTATGATGGTGAGCCACCTTTGAATGTCCAGAAATACGTTCTTGATGAGTGCAGAAAGTGGAATCTAGTATGGGTTGGAAGGAATAAGGTTGCGCCACTTGAAGCTGATGAGGTGGAAATGCTTCTGGGTTTCCCTAAAAACCATACACGAGGAGGAGGAATGAGTCGGACAGATAGGTATAAGTCACTTGGCAATTCATTCCAG GTCGACACAGTGGCTTATCATCTTTCAGTTTTAAAAGACATGTTCCCTGGTGGGATCAATCTTCTGTCTCTTTTCTCTGGGATTGGTGGTGCCGAGGTTGCCCTCCACCGGCTTGGGATACCCCTGAAGAATGTTGTATCGGTGGAAATATCGGAGGTGAATAGAAACATAGTAAGGGGTTGGTGGGAGCAAACGAATCAGCGGGGGACTTTGATTGATATAGCAGATGTGCAAGAACTGAATGGTGATCGATTGGAGCAATTGATGAGTAGATTTGGTGGATTTGACCTTGTTGTGGGTGGCAGCCCATGTAACAACCTTGCGGGTAGCAACAGACATCATCGAGATGGACTCGAGGGTAAAGAATCTTCTCTCTTCTTCGATTATTGTCGTATATTAGACTTGGTTAGATGCATGCAAAGGAACCAATGA
- the LOC105798331 gene encoding uncharacterized protein LOC105798331, translating into MISLNGISAFGAVLHVISTSLLGIVAITMANTIAGEETVHKLASLLLIVLGGSYILLFLSGKGGHSHSHNQPMEKMAVAGLVLFPALSPFATTLPVFLAVGNSSSMMVLAIIVLLFRYT; encoded by the exons ATGATAAGTTTAAATGGAATCT CCGCATTCGGAGCAGTTTTGCACGTAATATCCACTTCTCTTCTTGGTATAGTTGCAATAACTATGGCGAACACAATTGCTGGTGAAGAAACAGTGCATAAACTTGCTTCACTTTTGCTCATAGTTCTTGGTGGTAGCTATATATTGTTGTTTTTGTCTGGTAAGGGTGGACACAGTCATTCTCATAACCAACCCATGGAGAAAATGGCCGTCGCTGGCCTTGTCCTCTTTCCAGCATTGTCTCCTTTTGCAACCACTCTTCCTGTGTTCCTAGCTGTCGGAAATTCGTCTTCCATGATGGTACTTGCCATTATAGTGTTGCTATTCAGGTATACATGA
- the LOC105798333 gene encoding DEAD-box ATP-dependent RNA helicase 14 has translation MAATATASSADPTFAPPDPTLPKPWKGLVDGKTGYLYFWNPMTNVTQYERPTIVDSVPKFSPMRSSIQIQQYSEVRYGYNPDKENDRYGRGNNDASKSEPVSRFNQNASGGPILSHNTPNGTRGSVVGGSSAGRHGLVAEGSNLSGDAYRHQHEITVTGDEVPSPFSSFEATGFSSEILREVHSAGFSAPTPIQAQSWPIALQGRDIVAIAKTGSGKTLGYLIPGFMHLKQCRKDPRMGPTVLVLSPTRELATQILDEALKFGKSSRISCTCLYGGAPKGPQLREIERGVDIVVATPGRLNDILEMSRISLRQVSYLVLDEADRMLDMGFEPQIRKIVKEVPSCRQTLMYTATWPKEVRKIAADLLGNPVQVNIGNIDELVANKSITQYVEVLSPMEKHRRLEQILRSQEPGSKIIVFCSTKKMCDQLARNLSRQFGAAAIHGDKSQADRDYVLNQFRTGRSPVLVATDVAARGLDIKDIRVVINYDFPTGVEDYVHRIGRTGRAGATGLAYTFFADQDSKHASDLIKVLEGANQLVPAELRDMASRGGLMGRPRRWAPSSGGFGRGRGGRTDLGYGGWDSGRGGRGISTSSTWPEKSGGGRGNDHESRDRYNRGFHGSNDRRRSRSRSPAGWGDRHKNTGHDRSRSRSADRYDKGRRLHDEMIKRDRSPPLQQHMPPNSNGISREPRNFID, from the exons ATGGCTGCTACTGCAACTGCTTCTTCTGCGGACCCAACATTTGCTCCGCCAGATCCCACTCTTCCCAAACCATGGAAAGGCCTAGTTGATGGTAAAACTGGTTATCTCTACTTTTGGAATCCAATGACCAATGTCACCCAATATGAGAGGCCCACAATTGTAGATTCTGTCCCGAAGTTTTCCCCAATGCGTTCTTCAATTCAGATTCAGCAATATTCTGAAGTGCGTTATGGGTATAATCCTGACAAGGAAAATGATCGTTATGGAAGAGGCAACAATGATGCATCAAAATCTGAGCCAGTATCACGGTTTAACCAG AATGCAAGTGGTGGACCTATTCTTTCCCATAATACACCTAATGGGACTCGCGGCTCTGTGGTTGGAGGATCTTCTGCTGGGAGACATGGATTAGTGGCTGAGGGAAGTAATTTGTCTGGTGATGCATATCGCCATCAGCATGAGATAACTGTAACT GGAGATGAAGTGCCTTCACCCTTTTCATCATTTGAAGCTACTGGCTTTTCTTCTGAGATACTTAGAGAG GTACACAGTGCTGGGTTTTCTGCTCCGACCCCAATCCAGGCTCAGTCGTGGCCAATTGCATTGCAAGGTAGAGACATTGTGGCCATTGCTAAAACGGGTTCTGGGAAAACTTTGGGTTACCTAATTCCTGGATTTATGCATCTCAAGCAATGCCGTAAAGATCCTCGAATGGGTCCAACTGTGTTAGTATTGTCACCAACAAGGGAGTTGGCTACTCAGATCCTAGATGAAGCTCTCAAGTTTGGGAAATCCTCAAGAATTAGTTGCACG TGTTTGTATGGAGGAGCACCAAAGGGTCCTCAGTTGAGAGAGATTGAGAGAGGAGTAGATATTGTGGTTGCTACTCCTGGCCGGTTAAATGATATTCTAGAGATGAGCAGAATCAGCCTTCGTCAAGTTTCTTACCTTGTGTTAGATGAGGCTGATCGCATGTTGGACATGGGTTTTGAACCTCAAATAAGGAAGATTGTGAAAGAAGTGCCTAGTTGCAGGCAGACTCTCATGTACACGGCAACATGGCCAAAGGAAGTCCGGAAAATTGCTGCAGATCTACTCGGAAATCCTGTTCAGGTCAACATTGGCAATATCGATGAGCTTGTTGCAAACAAGTCTATCACACAG TATGTTGAAGTATTATCACCAATGGAAAAACACAGAAGATTGGAACAGATACTGCGCTCCCAAGAACCCGGATCCAAAATCATAGTTTTTTGTTCAACCAAGAAGATGTGTGATCAACTCGCCCGCAACCTCAGTCGACAGTTTGGAGCTGCTGCTATTCATGGAGACAAATCTCAGGCTGACAGGGACTATGTACTGAATCAGTTTCGAACTGGGAGGTCGCCAGTGCTTGTTGCTACTGATGTTGCTGCTCGGGGTTTGGACATTAAAGATATCAG GGTAGTAATAAACTATGACTTTCCCACTGGAGTTGAAGATTATGTTCATAGGATTGGAAGGACTGGAAGGGCAGGTGCAACTGGATTGGCTTATACATTCTTCGCCGATCAGGATTCGAAGCATGCTTCAGATCTCATCAAAGTTCTGGAAGGAGCAAACCAGCTGGTGCCCGCTGAACTTCGTGATATGGCTTCACGTGGTGGTTTGATGGGAAGGCCTAGGCGTTGGGCTCCAAGTTCTGGTGGCTTTGGTAGGGGACGTGGTGGACGTACTGATTTGGGCTATGGTGGCTGGGACAGTGGAAGGGGTGGTCGTGGAATTTCTACATCCTCTACCTGGCCTGAGAAAAGCGGCGGAGGACGTGGAAATGATCATGAGTCTCGTGATAG GTACAATCGTGGTTTCCATGGTAGTAATGATAGGAGACGAAGTCGCAGTCGAAGTCCTGCTGGTTGGGGTGATCGTCATAAAAACACTGGCCATGATCGTAGCCGTAGTCGTAGTGCTGACAGGTATGATAAGGGTCGTCGCTTACACGACGAGATGATTAAACGTGATCGGTCACCCCCACTGCAACAACACATGCCCCCTAACAGTAATGGGATTTCAAGGGAGCCGAGAAATTTTATAGATTGA